Proteins from a genomic interval of Onychostoma macrolepis isolate SWU-2019 chromosome 17, ASM1243209v1, whole genome shotgun sequence:
- the tmem151bb gene encoding transmembrane protein 151B isoform X1 translates to MSPPASAATASESSTTTVFEDDPDGTREEQRPVKQSLSKSMCREVFWKCLLLSMLMYGCMGAMVWCHVTKVTRLTFDSAYKGKSMMYHDSPCSDGYIYIPLAFLIMLYVVYLVECWHCHARNELQYKVHVEGIYERVQRMQQAKPCIWWKAISYHYVRRTRQVTRYRNGDAYTTTQVYHERVNTHVAEAELDYGHCGVKDVSKQLVGLEKSAITKLRFTKCFSFANVESENSYLTQRARFFTDNEGLDDYMEAREGMHLKNVDFKEYMIAFSNPDHHPWYVSNYVFWTAAFLTLSWPLRVLMEYRTAYVHYRVEKLFGADYIPVTPCDERPYCRRIPRVNTIDSTELEWHIRSNQQLVPSYSEAGLMDLAQRSGGVRQNCERCHRAISSSSVLTRSALSICNGSPRIPFSGSRFSLGRLYGSRRSCFWRSGSGSLDEPESPSENTRCLSGRINADEEDPPPYQDALYFPVLIVHCNESCPNHRSFHRNGSCVETSL, encoded by the exons ATGTCCCCTCCAGCATCCGCTGCGACAGCCAGTGAGAGCAGCACCACCACTGTGTTTGAGGACGACCCAGACGGCACTAGAGAGGAG CAGAGGCCTGTGAAACAGTCACTGAGCAAGTCCATGTGCAGAGAGGTGTTCTGGAAATGCCTGCTGCTGTCCATGCTCATGTATGGCTGCATGGGAGCCATGGTGTGGTGCCACGTCACCAAGGTCACCCGCTTGACCTTTGACAGTGCCTACAAAGGGAAGTCCATGATGTATCATGACAGTCCCTGCTCCGATGGCTACATCTACATCCCCCTGGCCTTCCTCATCATGCTTTATGTCGTTTACCTGGTGGAGTGCTGGCACTGCCATGCCAGAAATGAGCTTCAGTATAAAGTGCACGTGGAAGGGATTTACGAAAGAGTCCAGAGGATGCAGCAGGCCAAGCCTTGCATCTGGTGGAAGGCTATCAGCTACCACTATGTGCGGCGGACGCGACAAGTCACGAGGTACCGCAACGGAGATGCGTACACCACCACGCAGGTGTATCACGAGAGGGTGAACACGCATGTAGCCGAGGCAGAGTTAGACTACGGCCACTGTGGAGTTAAGGATGTCTCCAAGCAGCTCGTCGGgctggaaaagtcagccatcaCCAAACTGAGGTTCACCAAGTGCTTTAGCTTCGCCAACGTGGAGTCCGAAAACTCCTATTTGACCCAACGGGCAAGGTTCTTCACCGACAACGAAGGACTAGATGATTATATGGAGGCCCGGGAGGGGATGCACCTGAAAAACGTAGACTTTAAAGAGTACATGATTGCCTTCTCCAACCCCGACCACCATCCTTGGTACGTCTCCAACTACGTCTTCTGGACAGCGGCCTTTCTTACCTTATCCTGGCCGCTACGGGTGCTGATGGAGTATCGCACGGCCTACGTCCATTACCGTGTGGAAAAGCTCTTTGGTGCCGACTACATACCTGTGACGCCCTGCGATGAGAGACCTTACTGTAGACGCATCCCAAGGGTCAACACTATCGACAGCACCGAACTGGAGTGGCACATTCGCTCCAACCAGCAGCTGGTGCCCAGCTACTCGGAAGCGGGTCTGATGGACCTGGCGCAACGTTCAGGAGGCGTCAGACAGAACTGTGAACGCTGCCATCGCGCCATCAGCAGCTCCTCCGTGTTAACCCGCAGCGCCCTTAGCATTTGCAATGGCAGTCCACGGATCCCCTTCAGCGGGAGTCGCTTCTCCTTGGGAAGACTGTACGGTTCCCGCCGCAGTTGCTTCTGGAGAAGCGGGAGCGGCAGTCTGGACGAACCTGAGAGCCCAAGCGAGAACACGCGATGCCTGTCTGGACGGATCAATGCTGACGAGGAAGACCCACCACCCTACCAGGATGCGCTGTATTTCCCGGTGCTTATCGTCCATTGCAATGAGAGTTGCCCCAATCATCGCTCCTTCCATAGGAATGGCTCATGCGTGGAGACGTCTTTATGA
- the tmem151bb gene encoding transmembrane protein 151B isoform X2 encodes MSPPASAATASESSTTTVFEDDPDGTREERPVKQSLSKSMCREVFWKCLLLSMLMYGCMGAMVWCHVTKVTRLTFDSAYKGKSMMYHDSPCSDGYIYIPLAFLIMLYVVYLVECWHCHARNELQYKVHVEGIYERVQRMQQAKPCIWWKAISYHYVRRTRQVTRYRNGDAYTTTQVYHERVNTHVAEAELDYGHCGVKDVSKQLVGLEKSAITKLRFTKCFSFANVESENSYLTQRARFFTDNEGLDDYMEAREGMHLKNVDFKEYMIAFSNPDHHPWYVSNYVFWTAAFLTLSWPLRVLMEYRTAYVHYRVEKLFGADYIPVTPCDERPYCRRIPRVNTIDSTELEWHIRSNQQLVPSYSEAGLMDLAQRSGGVRQNCERCHRAISSSSVLTRSALSICNGSPRIPFSGSRFSLGRLYGSRRSCFWRSGSGSLDEPESPSENTRCLSGRINADEEDPPPYQDALYFPVLIVHCNESCPNHRSFHRNGSCVETSL; translated from the exons ATGTCCCCTCCAGCATCCGCTGCGACAGCCAGTGAGAGCAGCACCACCACTGTGTTTGAGGACGACCCAGACGGCACTAGAGAGGAG AGGCCTGTGAAACAGTCACTGAGCAAGTCCATGTGCAGAGAGGTGTTCTGGAAATGCCTGCTGCTGTCCATGCTCATGTATGGCTGCATGGGAGCCATGGTGTGGTGCCACGTCACCAAGGTCACCCGCTTGACCTTTGACAGTGCCTACAAAGGGAAGTCCATGATGTATCATGACAGTCCCTGCTCCGATGGCTACATCTACATCCCCCTGGCCTTCCTCATCATGCTTTATGTCGTTTACCTGGTGGAGTGCTGGCACTGCCATGCCAGAAATGAGCTTCAGTATAAAGTGCACGTGGAAGGGATTTACGAAAGAGTCCAGAGGATGCAGCAGGCCAAGCCTTGCATCTGGTGGAAGGCTATCAGCTACCACTATGTGCGGCGGACGCGACAAGTCACGAGGTACCGCAACGGAGATGCGTACACCACCACGCAGGTGTATCACGAGAGGGTGAACACGCATGTAGCCGAGGCAGAGTTAGACTACGGCCACTGTGGAGTTAAGGATGTCTCCAAGCAGCTCGTCGGgctggaaaagtcagccatcaCCAAACTGAGGTTCACCAAGTGCTTTAGCTTCGCCAACGTGGAGTCCGAAAACTCCTATTTGACCCAACGGGCAAGGTTCTTCACCGACAACGAAGGACTAGATGATTATATGGAGGCCCGGGAGGGGATGCACCTGAAAAACGTAGACTTTAAAGAGTACATGATTGCCTTCTCCAACCCCGACCACCATCCTTGGTACGTCTCCAACTACGTCTTCTGGACAGCGGCCTTTCTTACCTTATCCTGGCCGCTACGGGTGCTGATGGAGTATCGCACGGCCTACGTCCATTACCGTGTGGAAAAGCTCTTTGGTGCCGACTACATACCTGTGACGCCCTGCGATGAGAGACCTTACTGTAGACGCATCCCAAGGGTCAACACTATCGACAGCACCGAACTGGAGTGGCACATTCGCTCCAACCAGCAGCTGGTGCCCAGCTACTCGGAAGCGGGTCTGATGGACCTGGCGCAACGTTCAGGAGGCGTCAGACAGAACTGTGAACGCTGCCATCGCGCCATCAGCAGCTCCTCCGTGTTAACCCGCAGCGCCCTTAGCATTTGCAATGGCAGTCCACGGATCCCCTTCAGCGGGAGTCGCTTCTCCTTGGGAAGACTGTACGGTTCCCGCCGCAGTTGCTTCTGGAGAAGCGGGAGCGGCAGTCTGGACGAACCTGAGAGCCCAAGCGAGAACACGCGATGCCTGTCTGGACGGATCAATGCTGACGAGGAAGACCCACCACCCTACCAGGATGCGCTGTATTTCCCGGTGCTTATCGTCCATTGCAATGAGAGTTGCCCCAATCATCGCTCCTTCCATAGGAATGGCTCATGCGTGGAGACGTCTTTATGA